TCCTCAGAGAGCCCACCGATGTCGTCATAGGAGATGTCGGGAACTTCTTCGAGGGTGAGATCTTCGACTTCGAGCACGGGGACCGGTTCGAGGGCGAGAGCAGCGCGGGGGTCGACGAGGACTGGATCGCCTGGTTTAAGTGGCACGCATTGTAGTTGGTGGGCTCGGCACACAACGCGTCGGTCTTCGCCGCGTGCGGTGGCAACGAGTCGGTCTGTGTCCCATAGTTCGTGCACGATCATCACGTCTCCGTGGCGTGCGGGACTGTCGTCGGGGTCGATGCGGGCTACAACGGTGAGTTCCTCGTTGAGGAGTACTTCATCGCCGGGGTGGAGTCGATCTTCCAGCCCTGGGGCTAGACGTGCCCGCATGGGCCGACCGTTGCTTACAAGGTCGGCCCATGCGTCGCGGGCAAAGGTGACCACGGCATAGGTTTGCGGGGGTGAGTCGAGCGCAGCGACTCGTTCTCGCAGTGTTGCTAGTGCATCCCGTGCTGAGTTGAGGGCCTCGACAAGTTGTTCGTTGCGGCGCGCTAGTTGAGCGTTTGCGTGTTCTAGCCGCTCGGGGTGGCCGCTGTGTTCGTGTGCCGTGGCTGGTGTTGGTTGGGTTCGTGGTCTTCCTGGGTCAGGAGTCGGTCCGGTCATCTGCAGCCTCCGGGGGGTGGCGCGGAGCCTTCTGGTCGGGCTCCGGTTGTCCGTTCGGTCATGTGTGCAGCGTTTGTAGCGGCTTCGCGTGCTGTGCGGCGCAGTTTTTTGTCTGAGAGGGGGCGTTCGCCTGCGTCGGCTGGGGTCCATTCTCCTGCGCCGAAGGGGGTGACTGTTTCGTCGTGTGCCCCTTTTGCTGGGCGGCGTTTGCGTAGTGGTGGGGCGGTGTTGGGGGCTAGGCGGCGTGCGGTGATGAGGAATCCGGTGTGGCCGTGCATGCGGTGTTCGGGGCGTACTGCTAGTCCTTCGAGGTGCCACCCGCGCACGAGTGATTCCCAGGCGGCTGGTTCGGCGAAGCCGCCGTGGTCGCGCATTGCTTCGGCGGTGCGGGAGAGCTGGGTGGCTGTGGCTACGTAGCAGATGAGAACTCCGCCGGGCATGAGTGCTTCGGCGACGGCTTCGAGGCATTCCCAGGGTGCGAGCATGTCGAGGACGACGCGGTCAATGGTGCCTGGTTCGCAGGTGTCTGGTAGGGCTTCTACAAGGTCGCCGACGGTGACGGTCCAAGCGGGGTGTTCTGTTCCGAAGAATGCTTCGACGTTGCCGCGGGCGATCTGGGCGAATTCTTCTCGGCGTTCGAAGCTGTAGAGGTGTCCGTTGTCGCCGACAGCTCGTAGGAGTGACATGGATAGTGCTCCGGAGCCGACGCCTGCTTCGACGACGCGGGCGCCGGGGAAGATGTCAGCCATTGCGACGATTTGTCCGGCGTCTTTGGGGTAGACCACTTGGGCGCCTCGTGGCATGGACATGACGTAGTCGGACAGCAGTGGCCGTAGCGCGAGGTACTCGATGCCGGCGGTGTTCTTCACTGTTGATCCGTCGGGGGCGCCGATGAGGTCGTCGTGTTCGACGCTGCCGCGGTGGGTGAAGAATTGGCCTTTGGGTTGGAGCGTCACCGTGTGGAGTCGCCCTTTAGGGTCGGTTAGCTGTACGCGTTCCCCGGCTTGGAAGGGGCCGCGTCGCAGAGACGCTCCGGTAGGTTCGGCCGAGTGGTTTTGCTTGCTTGCGTTGGTCACTTATCCAGTCTAGGGCGGATTAGCTGGTCAGCTTTGCGTGCGGTGTGAGGGGTTGTTGAGGGCGGAGGCGATGAGGCCTGCTTCGGCGACGGCGAAGGGGGTGCCGTTTTCGACGAGGACGACGATGGGTGAGTCCATTTCGTTCATTGCGATAACGATGGTTTCGGCGTCGAGGTTGTGTTGTTGGGTTTCGAGGACCCACCTGTTGGTTGTGGGTTTCATGCCGGCGGAGGCGGGGGTGTGTGGTCCGCTGTGTTCGAGGGCCATGCGGACGGTTTCTGGGTCGAGGTATCCGCGGGGGGTTCCGTCTGTGTCGGTGACGATGACGACGGCGGGTAGGTTTCCGTTTTCGTTAGGTCCGCGTCCGGGGATCTCACTGAGGGGGGCGTCGATGGGCATGATGCGGACGGGGTGCAGCAGGGTGGTGATGTCGACGTTTTCGAGTTGGGTGAGGAGTTTGGAGGTTTTGAGGGTTTGGGTGGCTGCGGTCCATAGGTATGCGGACAGGACGACGGCGACGGCGATGTTCCAGAGTGATCCCCATGGGCTTGCGGTCCATATGCCGTAGGCGAGGGCTGCGATGCCGGCGAGGACGAGGAGGCGTCCGGCGTGGGCGGCTACGCGTGTGCCGGTGGTGCGTTTTCCGGTGGCTTTCCAGACGAGGGCGGAGACGATGTGTCCGCCGTCGAGTGGGATTCCGGGTAGGAGGTTGAAGATTGCGACGAATGCGTTGGTCCAGGTGACTGCGCCGGTCAGGACGAGGGCGAGGGGGTCGGTGACGATGTTTTCGAGTGCTATTCCGCATAGGGCGATGAGGCCGTTTGCTAGTGGCCCGACGGCTGCGATGGCGGCTTGTTTGCCGGGGGTGATGTTTTCGGCGTCGTATGCGGTGTGTCCACCCATGAGGTCGGCCATGACGCGGTCGACGCGGAATCCGAATCGTAGTGCGAGGAGTGCGTGTGCGAATTCGTGGACCATGACGGAGGCGAGCAGCAGGAGGGAGTACAGGAGGGCGGCTGCGTAGGAGGCCCAGCCGATGCCGGGTACGAGGCGCGCGAATTGTGGTCCGAGTGTGGTGATGAGGAGGGCGGCAATGAGGAACCAGCTGATTCCCACGTAGATGGGGGTTCCGATCATGGTGCCGACGAAGACGGCACCGGAGGGGCGCTGGTGCGGTGCCGTGGCGGGACGGGACGGGGCGGGTCCGCTGGTGTCCGTGGGGCGGGGCATGGTCATGACAGTACTTCAATGGCGGGGGTGGCCTGAACGTCGGCATGGGGTGTGCTGATGACAAACTGGGTTTGCAGGGTGGTGGTTTCGGGGGTGTTTTTGGGTGGTGTGGGGGGTTGGTTGGGCTGGTTGTCGGTGGGCGTGTTTAGGGTTGGGGGCATGCCAGCGCTTTCTCCGTCCCGTGCTTCTGATTTTATGCAGTGCCCGTTGCTGTATCGCTTTCGTGTGATTGATAAGTTGCCTGAGCCTCCGACGGCTGCGATGGCGCGGGGCACGTTGGTGCATGACGTGTTGGAGCATCTTTTTGATGTGCCTGCGGCGGAGCGGACGCAGGAGTTGGCGGTGTCGATGGTGGCGCCGACGTGGGAGCGGATGTTGCAGGATCGTCCGGAGCTGGCTGGGGTGGTGGATGCACAGGATGAGTCTGCGGTGCGGGCGTGGCACCGGGAGGCTACTGCGTTGTTGCAGCGGTGGTTCACGTTGGAGAATCCGCAGTGGTTGGAGCCTGCCGAGCGTGAGTTGTATGTGGAGACGGATCTGGATGGGTTAACGCTGCGGGGGTATGTGGATCGGCTGGATGTGGCTGCT
This region of Dermatophilus congolensis genomic DNA includes:
- a CDS encoding site-2 protease family protein, whose protein sequence is MPRPTDTSGPAPSRPATAPHQRPSGAVFVGTMIGTPIYVGISWFLIAALLITTLGPQFARLVPGIGWASYAAALLYSLLLLASVMVHEFAHALLALRFGFRVDRVMADLMGGHTAYDAENITPGKQAAIAAVGPLANGLIALCGIALENIVTDPLALVLTGAVTWTNAFVAIFNLLPGIPLDGGHIVSALVWKATGKRTTGTRVAAHAGRLLVLAGIAALAYGIWTASPWGSLWNIAVAVVLSAYLWTAATQTLKTSKLLTQLENVDITTLLHPVRIMPIDAPLSEIPGRGPNENGNLPAVVIVTDTDGTPRGYLDPETVRMALEHSGPHTPASAGMKPTTNRWVLETQQHNLDAETIVIAMNEMDSPIVVLVENGTPFAVAEAGLIASALNNPSHRTQS
- a CDS encoding tRNA (adenine-N1)-methyltransferase, whose product is MTNASKQNHSAEPTGASLRRGPFQAGERVQLTDPKGRLHTVTLQPKGQFFTHRGSVEHDDLIGAPDGSTVKNTAGIEYLALRPLLSDYVMSMPRGAQVVYPKDAGQIVAMADIFPGARVVEAGVGSGALSMSLLRAVGDNGHLYSFERREEFAQIARGNVEAFFGTEHPAWTVTVGDLVEALPDTCEPGTIDRVVLDMLAPWECLEAVAEALMPGGVLICYVATATQLSRTAEAMRDHGGFAEPAAWESLVRGWHLEGLAVRPEHRMHGHTGFLITARRLAPNTAPPLRKRRPAKGAHDETVTPFGAGEWTPADAGERPLSDKKLRRTAREAATNAAHMTERTTGARPEGSAPPPGGCR